A single window of Onychostoma macrolepis isolate SWU-2019 chromosome 16, ASM1243209v1, whole genome shotgun sequence DNA harbors:
- the LOC131521177 gene encoding synapse differentiation-inducing gene protein 1-like yields MDSRKSPAEWNSSQNPEPGQPLLLLQQDPPEYSDAGFSPSHNFPSSSQQYGAPAASGLYTPGSYPVQNVVNMQPTAEVFTPLTNPLPDYLGYSIFTLLCCCMPLGSAALVYSLTTRDANMFGHRQIASRNSRMARIINHVSVAVGLIFCLIFVVYIIFAAIVAVRIHSIRP; encoded by the exons ATGGATTCAAGAAAGTCTCCAGCAGAGTGGAATTCATCTCAGAATCCAGAACCAGGGCAGCCTTTGCTTTTACTGCAGCAGGACCCTCCGGAGTACTCTGATGCTGGATTCTCTCCCTCTCACAACTTTCCCAGCAGTTCCCAGCAATACGGAGCTCCAGCAGCATCTGGCCTGTACACTCCAGGGTCATATCCGGTGCAGAATGTGGTCAATATGCAGCCTACGGCTGAAGTGTTCACTCCACTGACCAATCCACTGCCAGATTACCTGGGCTACTCCATCTTTACCCTGCTGTGCTGCTGTATGCCTCTGGGATCGGCTGCCCTTGTTTACTCCCTCACA acTCGAGATGCTAACATGTTTGGACACCGGCAAATAGCCAGCAGAAACTCCAGAATGGCACGCATTATCAACCATGTCAGTGTTGCTGTTGGCCTAATCTTCTGTTTGATTTTTGTAGTCTACATCATTTTTGCTGCTATTGTAGCTGTACGCATTCACAGCATTAGACCATAA
- the LOC131521253 gene encoding synapse differentiation-inducing gene protein 1-like — protein sequence MDSRKSPAEWNSSQNPEPGQPLLSLQQDPPEYSDAGFSPSHNFPSSSQQYGAPAASGLYTPGSYPVQNVVNMQPTAEVFTPLTNPLPDYLGYSIFTLLCCCMPLGSAALVYSLTTRDANMFGHQQIANRNSRMARIINHLSVAVGLIFCLIYVFYIILPIVRATHNHSFRP from the exons ATGGATTCAAGAAAGTCTCCAGCAGAGTGGAATTCATCTCAGAATCCAGAACCAGGGCAGCCTTTGCTTTCACTGCAGCAGGACCCTCCGGAGTACTCTGATGCTGGATTCTCTCCCTCTCACAACTTTCCCAGCAGTTCCCAGCAATACGGAGCTCCAGCAGCATCTGGCCTGTACACTCCAGGGTCATATCCGGTGCAGAATGTGGTCAATATGCAGCCTACGGCTGAAGTGTTCACTCCACTGACCAATCCACTGCCAGATTACCTGGGCTACTCCATCTTTACCCTGCTGTGCTGCTGTATGCCTCTGGGATCGGCTGCCCTTGTTTACTCCCTCACA aCTCGAGATGCTAACATGTTTGGACACCAGCAAATAGCCAACAGAAACTCCAGAATGGCACGTATCATCAACCATCTCAGTGTTGCTGTTGGCCTAATCTTCTGTTTGATTTATGTATTCTACATCATTCTTCCTATTGTCAGAGCTACACACAATCACAGCTTTAGACCATAA